The proteins below come from a single Garra rufa chromosome 3, GarRuf1.0, whole genome shotgun sequence genomic window:
- the LOC141331051 gene encoding histone H4, translating into MSGRGKGGKGLGKGGAKRHRKVLRDNIQGITKPAIRRLARRGGVKRISGLIYEETRGVLKVFLENVIRDAVTYTEHAKRKTVTAMDVVYALKRQGRTLYGFGG; encoded by the coding sequence ATGTCTGGAAGAGGCAAAGGCGGTAAAGGACTCGGAAAAGGAGGCGCTAAGCGTCATCGTAAAGTTCTCCGCGATAACATCCAGGGAATCACCAAACCCGCTATTCGTCGTCTCGCTCGCCGCGGCGGTGTTAAGCGTATCTCGGGTCTGATCTACGAGGAGACCCGCGGTGTGTTGAAGGTGTTCCTGGAGAACGTTATCCGTGATGCTGTCACCTACACCGAACACGCCAAGAGAAAGACCGTCACCGCTATGGACGTTGTGTACGCGCTGAAACGACAGGGACGCACCTTGTACGGTTTCGGAGGATAA
- the LOC141332347 gene encoding histone H2B-like: protein MPEPAKSAPKKGSKKAVTKTAGKGGKKRRKSRKESYAIYVYKVLKQVHPDTGISSKAMGIMNSFVNDIFERIGGEASRLAHYNKRSTITSREIQTAVRLLLPGELAKHAVSEGTKAVTKYTSSK, encoded by the coding sequence ATGCCTGAACCAGCGAAGTCCGCTCCTAAGAAAGGCTCCAAGAAGGCCGTCACTAAGACCGCAGGGAAAGGCGGAAAGAAGCGCAGAAAGTCCAGGAAGGAGAGTTACGCCATCTACGTCTACAAAGTCCTGAAGCAGGTCCATCCTGACACCGGTATCTCTTCCAAGGCGATGGGAATCATGAACTCTTTCGTCAATGACATCTTCGAGCGCATCGGTGGAGAAGCGTCTCGTCTGGCTCACTACAACAAGCGCTCCACCATCACTTCACGAGAGATCCAGACCGCTGTGCGTCTGCTGCTGCCCGGTGAACTGGCGAAACACGCCGTGTCTGAGGGCACCAAGGCCGTCACCAAGTACACCAGCTCCAAGTAG